The DNA region GGTTTCCAATGGATCATTGATATCTTGCTAATTGGAAAGATGGCAAAGTGGCCTATTGTAACAATCTGTCCAGTTTACTATCGACCAACAGTTGAAGTGTTTGTAAAGCCAACAACCGCCAAGTTCATTGTACAACAGTTTGAACTTAAAGAAATTAAATATCAGTCACGTCCTAATTTCGATTTTTATCAACGTTTTAAAGAGTATATTGATGAAATGAAGACGCTGGTCTCACCAACTTTGTCGCCTAGTAATCCTGCATTTACAGGATTTTTAATGATGGGAATGCCAGAACACAATCTATTGTAAACCATTTGTGTTATAATATGGAAGATTCGTTATTTTATTTAACCGAATGCGAAGGTTTTGTAACATTGACAAAGGAGCCATAAATGAAAAAAATAAAACTTACCGAATATAGCCATGGAGCTGGTTGTGGATGCAAGATTTCACCAGCAATTTTAGACGCTATTTTAAAAACAAATCAAAATACTACTTTAAACTATCCAAACTTACTTGTTGGAAATAGTACGAAGGACGATGCAGCAGCCTATGATTTGGGCAATGGATTTTCAGTTTTAAGCACAACAGATTTTTTTATGCCGATTGTAGATGATCCTTACACCTTTGGAAAAATTGCTGCTACAAATGCGATGAGTGATATTTATGCAATGGGTGGAAAACCACTGATGGCAATTTCTATCCTGGGTTGGCCAATCAACGTTCTTTCACCAGAAATTGCTAGAGAGGTGATTGAAGGTGGACGAGCTGTTTGTGAAGATGCAGGTATTCCACTTGCAGGAGGGCATTCTATTGACTCACCTGAGCCGATCTTTGGACTTGCAGTCACTGGAATTGTTGAAAATAGCAGGTTAAAACAAAATAACAAAGCAGTTTCGGGATGTGAAATATTCTTAACCAAACCTCTAGGAATTGGTATTTTAACAACTGCACAAAAAAGAAAAAAGATAGAAGACGGACATATTGATGTGGCAATTGCTGCTATGTGTACATTGAACAAGATTGGTTCACAGCTTTCATCACTAGAAAGTGTAGTTGCATTAACAGATATTACGGGGTTCGGATTACTTGGACATTTAGGAGAAGTATGTGAAGGTAGTGGTATTTCGGCTATTATTGAATATGATAAAATCCCATTATTACCAAATACAAAAAAATACCTCAAAATGGACTGTATATCTGGAGGGACAATAAACAATTTTAAAAGCTATGGGCACACAATTGAAGAAATGACGGAAGAACAAAAATATATCTTATGTGATGCACAAACATCTGGTGGACTGCTTGCTATTGTGAAAAAGGAAGGTGTTTCAGACTTTCTAAAAATAACCTCTCAAGCGGGTTTATCTCTTCAATCCATTGGTCATACGTGCAATCGATTTGAAAGTTTAATAAAGGTTATATAAAAATGAATCAATATGAATGGAAAGATTTTGAAAGAATTGTTATTGACGAAATACCCCTAATTGATGTACGTGCACCCATTGAATTTGAAAAAGGTTCTTTTATAAACGCTGTCAATCTGCCACTTATGAATGATGAAGAAAGACACTTGGTAGGAATCTGTTATAAAGAAAAAGGCAACGAAGAGGCTGTCCTATTAGGACATCAATTGGTGTCAGGAGAAATAAGACAAGCACGAATAAATTCCTGGAAAACTCATTTGGACCAATACCCAAATAGTTTGATCTATTGCTTTAGAGGGGGTCTTCGATCTCAAATTAGCCAACAATGGATTGAGGAGGCAACAGGTAAAAAAATACACAGACTGGAAGGTGGTTATAAAGTCTTTCGAAATTATTTGATTAAGGCCCTTGAACCTTCCCAACAAAAGAGCAAACCTATTTTAATAGGTGGGTGCACAGGAGTAGGTAAAACCATATTACTTAAGAAGCTTGATTATGCTATAGATCTCGAAAGTATCGCTAATCACAGAGGTTCATCCTTTGGGAAGCAATTAGAACCTCAACCTAGTCAAATCAACTTTGAAAATAATCTTGCTTATGCACTCCTTCAACATAGACATAAAGATCACCGATATATGATTCTTGAGGACGAAGGATACAATGTAGGTCGATGCCTTATACCAAGACCACTGGCTGAATACTTTAAAGGTGGTGAGTTAGTGATATTAGAAGCCTCTTTTGAGGATCGTGTTCATAATAC from Firmicutes bacterium HGW-Firmicutes-1 includes:
- a CDS encoding selenide, water dikinase SelD; the encoded protein is MKKIKLTEYSHGAGCGCKISPAILDAILKTNQNTTLNYPNLLVGNSTKDDAAAYDLGNGFSVLSTTDFFMPIVDDPYTFGKIAATNAMSDIYAMGGKPLMAISILGWPINVLSPEIAREVIEGGRAVCEDAGIPLAGGHSIDSPEPIFGLAVTGIVENSRLKQNNKAVSGCEIFLTKPLGIGILTTAQKRKKIEDGHIDVAIAAMCTLNKIGSQLSSLESVVALTDITGFGLLGHLGEVCEGSGISAIIEYDKIPLLPNTKKYLKMDCISGGTINNFKSYGHTIEEMTEEQKYILCDAQTSGGLLAIVKKEGVSDFLKITSQAGLSLQSIGHTCNRFESLIKVI
- a CDS encoding tRNA 2-selenouridine(34) synthase MnmH, with product MNQYEWKDFERIVIDEIPLIDVRAPIEFEKGSFINAVNLPLMNDEERHLVGICYKEKGNEEAVLLGHQLVSGEIRQARINSWKTHLDQYPNSLIYCFRGGLRSQISQQWIEEATGKKIHRLEGGYKVFRNYLIKALEPSQQKSKPILIGGCTGVGKTILLKKLDYAIDLESIANHRGSSFGKQLEPQPSQINFENNLAYALLQHRHKDHRYMILEDEGYNVGRCLIPRPLAEYFKGGELVILEASFEDRVHNTLNEYVIQSQALYRKAYGGEQGMVEWSNYIRDSIKRIKNRLGGDRYKKVLDFFEHAYQEQLYSGGFHLHKNWVEMLLRDYYDPMYNYQIEKTTSKIVFKGNDDQVFAYLENKLFDK